From the Salana multivorans genome, the window GCGCTGCTCGGCGCCGAGGAGTACGGCTTCGCGACGGCCCCCATGGTCGTGTCCGGCTGCATCATGATGCGCGTCTGCCACCTCGACACCTGCCCGGTCGGCGTCGCAACCCAGAACCCCGAGCTGCGCGCGCGGTTCAGCGGCAAGCCGGAGTTCGTCGTCACCTTCTTCGAGTACATCGCCCAGGAGGTCCGCGAGCTGCTCGCGGAGCTCGGCCTGCGCTCGCTGGACGAGGCGATCGGCCAGGTCCACCTCCTCGCCACCGACGAGGCGGAGAGCCACTGGAAGGCGCGCGGGCTCGACCTCGAGGCCGTGCTCGCCCGCCCCGTGCCGGCCCCCGGGTCCGGCATCACCAAGGTGCGCGAGCAGGACCACGGGCTCGAGCGGGCGCTGGACCGGCGGCTGATCGAGCTGGCCGCACCCGCGCTCGCGGACCGCACGCCGGTCACCGTCGAGCTGCCGGTGCGCAACGTCAACCGCACGGTCGGCACGATGCTCGGCCACGAGGTCGCGCGCCGCTACGGCGACGCCGGCCTGGCGGACGGGACGATCGACGTCACCCTCACCGGGACGGCCGGGCAGTCCTTCGGCGCGTTCGTGCCGCGCGGCATCACGCTGCGGCTGCTCGGCGACGCGAACGACTACGTCGGCAAGGGCCTGTCCGGCGGACGCCTCGTCGTGCGTCCCGACCACGCGGCCCGGTTCCGTGCCGACCAGCACGTCGTCGCGGGCAACGTCGTCGGGTACGGCGCGACGTCCGGCGAGATCTTCCTGTCGGGTCGCGCGGGGGAGCGGTTCGCCGTGCGCAACTCGGGCGCGACGCTGGTCGTCGAGGGCGTCGGCGACCACGCGCTGGAGTACATGACCGGTGGCACCGTCCTCGTCCTCGGCCCGACCGGCCGCAACGTCGCAGCCGGCATGTCGGGTGGGACGGCGTACGTCCTCGACCTCGAGCCGGACCGGCTCAACGCCGCCGCCCGCGACGGCGGCGAGGTGCTCCTGGAGCCGCTCGGCCCGGCGGACCGCGAGCTCGTCGCCGACCTCCTGCGTCGGCACGAGGCCGAGACCGGCTCCCCCCTGGCGCGCCACCTGCTCGCCGACCTCCCGGCTGCGCTGGACCGCATCACCATGCTGCTGCCGGCCGACTTCGCCCGGATGCGCACCGTCCTCGCCGAGGCCGAGGCCCAGGGGCTCGACCCCGCGATCCCCGGTGCGTGGGACCAGATTCTGGAGGCAGCTCATGGCTGATCACCGCGGATTCCTCACCCAGCGCGAGCGCGAGCTCCCGCCCTACCGTCCCGTCTCCGTCCGGCTGCGCGACTGGCGCGAGGTCCAGGCGGAGCGCTCGGGCGACAGCCCGTACCTCACCCGCCAGGCCGGGCGCTGCATGGACTGCGGCATCCCGTTCTGCCACGCCGGCTGCCCGCTCGGGAACCTCATCCCCGAGTGGAACGACCTCGTGTGGCGGGGGGAGTGGCGCGAGGCGAGCGAGCGGCTGCACGCGACGAACAACTTCCCGGAGTTCACCGGCCGGATCTGCCCGGCGCCGTGCGAGGACAGCTGCGTCCTCGGCATCAACCAGCCGCCGGTGACGATCAAGAACATCGAGGTGTCGATCATCGACGAGGCCTGGGAGCGCGGGTTCGTCGAGCCCGTCGTGCCCGGGCGGCTGACCGGCAGCACGGTCGCCGTCGTCGGCTCCGGCCCGGCCGGGCTGGCCGCGGCGCAGCAGCTCACGCGGGCCGGCCACACCGTCGTCGTGTTCGAGAAGGATGACGCCATCGGCGGCCTGCTGCGCTACGGCGTGCCGGACTTCAAGCTCGAGAAGGAGCACATCGACCGGCGCGTCGCGCAGATGGAGGCCGAGGGCACGCGGTTCCGGACCGGCGTCCACGTGGGCGTCGACCCCACGTGGGGTCAGCTCCGCGCGCGGTTCGACGCCGTCGTCGTCGCCATCGGCGCGTCGCTGCCGCGCGGGCTGCGGGTGAGCGGCGACGGCCTGCCGGGGGTCGTCAACGCGATGACCTACCTCACGCAGGCGAACGCGGCGGTCGCGGGCCGCGAGGTGCCGGACCAGATCGACGCGAACGGCCTCGACGTCGTCATCATCGGCGGCGGCGACACCGGGTCCGACTGCCTCGGGACGGCGCTGCGCCAGGGCGCGACGTCGGTCACGACGCTCGCGATCGGCTACGAGCCGCCGGCCGAGCGCCCGGCCGACCAGCCGTGGCCGACCACGCCGCGCGTGCTCGAGGTCTCCAGCTCCCACCAGGAGGGCGGCGTGCGGGAGTTCCTCGCCTCCACGGTGGAGCTGCTCGGGCAGGAGCGGGTCGAGGCGGTGCGGTTCGCCGAGACCGAGTACCTGCCCGACGGGCGACGGGTGCCGAAGCCGGGGACGGAGCGGGACATCCCGTGCGACCTGCTCCTCATCGCGATGGGCTTCTCGGGTCCGGACGCGCGCGACGCGACCGACCAGCTCGGGATCGAGATCGCCCCGCGCGGGGAGATCGCGCGCGGCGAGGACTTCCAGACCGCGCTGCCCGGCGTGTTCGTCGCGGGGGACGCCGGCCGCGGGCAGTCGCTCATCGTGTGGGCGATCGCCGAGGGTCGCTCCGTGGCCGCCGAGGTCGACCGGTACCTCACGGGGTCGAGCTCGCTGCCGGCTCCCGTGCGTCCCGGCGACGTCGGCTTCCGGGTCTAGCCCGTCCGTCCAGCCGCGTCCCACTAGCCGGCTCGCGGGTGTCATCATGCGGGACCTCCGGTGTCGGTGAGGTCCGCCTCGTCCCCTAGGCTGGGAGCCATGCGTAGAGCAAAGATCGTCTGCACCCTTGGGCCGGCAACGGCCTCCGCCGAGAAGATCCAGGAGCTGGTCGACGCCGGCATGGACGTCGCGCGGATCAACCGGTCCCACGGCGCCCCCGAGGAGCACGCCGCGGTCATCGCGAACGTGCGGGCCGCCGCCGAGCGCTCCGGCCGCGCCGTCGCCGTCCTCGTCGACCTCCAGGGCCCCAAGATCCGCCTCGAGCGGTTCGTCGAGGGCAAGCACCACCTCGCGGTGGGTGACGTCTTCACCATCACGACGCGGGACGTCGAGGGCACCAAGGAGCTCGTCGGCACCACGTTCAAGGGTCTGCCGGGCGACTGCAAGCCGGGCGACATCCTCCTGATCGACGACGGCAAGGTGCGCGTGCGCGTCACCGACGTGACGGACACCGACGTGACCACCGTCGTCGAGGTCGCCGGCTTCGTCTCGAACAACAAGGGCATCAACCTGCCGGGCGTCGCCGTGTCCGTCCCCGCGATGAGCGAGAAGGACATCGAGGACCTGCGCTGGGCGCTCGGCCTCAAGGCCGACTTCATCGCGCTGTCGTTCGTCCGCAGCGCGAAGGACTACGACGACGTCGCGGCGATCATGGCCGAGGAGGGCTACAAGGCCCCGGTCATCGCCAAGATCGAGAAGCCGCAGGCCGTCGACAACCTCGCCGAGATCGTCGACGCGTTCGACGGCATCATGGTCGCCCGCGGCGACCTCGGCGTCGAGCTGCCCCTCGAGCGCGTGCCGCTCGTGCAGAAGGAGGCCGTCGCGCTCGCGCGGCGCAACGCCAAGCCGGTCATCGTCGCCACCCAGGTGCTCGAGTCGATGATCTCCTCCCCGACGCCGACCCGCGCCGAGACGTCCGACTGCGCCAACGCCGTCCTCGACGGCGCGGACGCGGTCATGCTCTCGGGCGAGACCTCGGTCGGCGAGTACCCGATCATCTGCGTCCAGACGATGGCCCGGATCATCGAGGCCACCGAGGAGCACGGCCTCGAGCGGATCGCCGCGTTCGCCGGTGTCCCGCACACGCGGGGCGGCGTCATCACGCAGGCCGCGAACGAGATCGGCAAGACGCTCGACGCGAAGTACCTCGTCACGTTCACGCAGTCCGGCGACTCGGCGCGCCGCATGTCGCGCCTGCGCTCCCCGATCCCGCTGCTCGCGTTCACGCCGGACCCGCGCGTGCGCCGTCAGCTCGCCCTGTCCTGGGGCGTGCGGACGATCGTGACCCCCGGTGTCGCCAACACGGACGAGATGGTCGCGGAGGTGGACAAGGAGCTGCAGAGCACGGGCTACGCGTCCGCCGGTGACCGCGTCGTCGTCGTCGCCGGCGCCCCCGTCGGGCGTCCGGGCACCACCAACTTCATCCAGGTGCACACGATCGGGGACGAGTCCGACTACGCGCCGGCATCGGACTGACCGATCGCCGGGTCGTTCCTGCGAGGACGTGACCGCCGCGACACGCGGTGGTCACGTCCTCGCCGTGTCTGCGTCGGTGGTCCCGTCGGCGGTCGGCGGGGCCGCGCGGCGGTCGCCGTGACCGCTGCCGTCCTGCTGCTGAGCGGCTGCGCGAGCCCGCTGCCGGGGTTCCCCGGGTCGTCGGCGACGCCGCACGAGCCGACCTCGACGGGGTCCGCCGGGCTCGGCGACATCCCGCAGGGGTTCATCGAGTGCCACGGCGAGCCGCCCAAGGACGGGGAGCTCGTCGCCGACGTGGACCTCACGAAGCTGACGGCTCCCACCCCGCCCGGGTTCCGCACGGCGACCGGGTACCACGAGGACAACCCCGTCGAGGGCGCGTCCTCCGGCCAGTTCTGGGTGCCCGTGAACCAGCTCGACACCCTCGACGTCGCGAGCATCAACGTCTATCCGCAGATGGAGCTCGGACCGCTCGCGGTGACGTGCGACGAGATCTCCTGGCGCGAGATCGTCAAGCGGATCGAGCAGTACCACGAGATCAACGGCGCGCAGATCATCGAGGAGACGACGCGCTCGTCGGTGGCCGGGATGCCGGCCGTGCGCGAGGAGGTCAGCCTCCCCGACTCCGGGTACGACTACATCGGCTGGTGGATCTTCGGTCGCGGCCAGCTCGCCCACGTCTACTGCCAGTGGACCTCCGAGGCGGCCCGGCAGACCCTCGTCGACGCCTGCGACACGCTCGCCGCGACCATCGTCGTCGAGTAGAGGGCGGTCTCGGCGCGGGATGGTGCCGGGGGCGTCGCCGTGGCCACGTCTGAGCCGGGTCGTCGGTGGTATCCGGCTCAGCGGTGGCCACGGCCGTCGCGCTGGCCACGCCAGGGCCGGGTCGTCGGTGGCATCCGGCTCAGCAGTGGCCCCGGCCAAGGCCGTCACCGCCGCCGTTCCTGTTGCCGTGACCACGTCGGGGCCGGGTGGTCGGTGGTGTCCGGCTCAGCGGTGGCCACGGCCGTCGCGCTGGCCACGCCAGGGCCGGGTCGTCGGTGGCATCCGGCTCAGCAGTGGCCCCGGCCAAGGCCGTCACCGCCGCCGTTCCTGTTGCCGTGACCACGTCGGGGCCGGGTGGTCGGTGGTGTCCGGCTCAACGGTGGCCACGGCCGTCGCGCTGGCCACGCCAGGGCCGGGTCGTCGGTGGCATCCGGCTCAGCAGTGGCCCCGGCCGTCACCGCCACCGTCCCTGTCGCCGTGACCACGTCGGGGCCGGGTGGTCGGTGGTGTCCGGCTCAACGGTGGCCACGGCCGTCGCGCTGGCCACGTGGGAACCGGGTCGGCGGCAGGATGCGGTCCGGTGGTGGCCACCGCCGTCGTGCTGTCCCGGACCTCTGACCCGCGACCTGGACCTCACCTCGCGTCCGCGCCCGCCGGGGATGCGCCGGCCCGCGTCGGGTGCCCCGGAAGGGATTCGAACCCTTACTGTGCCGGGTTTGAGCCGACTGCCTCTGCCAGTTGGGCTACCGGGGCGTGCGGGGCACTAGGCTACCCGGGTGAGCACTCGTGAGCCGAACACCGGGCCGTCATCGCTGGAGGACATCGTGGACGTTTCCGAGGAGACCGACACCGGGGTCCAGGGCATCGGCCGCGGCCGCCGCGTCGTCGTCGCCGAGGACGAGGCGCTCATCCGGATGGACGTCGTCGAGACGCTGGCCGACGCCGGCTTCGACGTCGTCGGCGAGGCCGGTGACGGCGAGACCGCCGTCGCGCTCGCGACCGAGCTGCGCCCCGACCTCGTCGTCATGGACGTGAAGATGCCCGTCCTGGACGGCATCTCCGCCGCCGAGCGGATCGGCCGCGACCGCATCGCGCCCGTCGTCCTGCTCACGGCGTTCTCCCAGACCGAGCTCGTCGAGCGCGCCCGCGACGCCGGCGCCATGGCGTACGTCGTCAAGCCGTTCACGCAGGCCGACCTGCTGCCGGCCATCGAGATCGCCCTGCACCGGCACGCCGAGATCGTCGCGCTCGAGTCCGAGGTCGCCGACATGGCGGACCGGTTCGAGACGCGCAAGCGGGTCGACCGCGCCAAGGGCCTCCTCATGACGCGGATGGGCCTGACCGAGCCGGAGGCGTTCCGGTGGATCCAGAAGACGTCGATGGACCGCCGTCTCACGATGCGTGAGGTGGCCGACGCCGTCATCGACCAGGTCGGCGGCGACGCCTGAGCTCTTCCCGGCGCGCGCAGCGCCGGACGCGGTACAGATCGACCGAGGCTTTTCTCGACCAGGCTGGTTCCGACCAGCGACACGATGAGGTGAGGTGACTCGTGGTGCGAGCCGGAAGCACGGTGACGGCAGGGACCGTCGCGGACCGTGATCGCGTCGTCGACATCCTCATGGCGGCGCGGGAGGACCATCCCGTCGGCCCGCCGCTCGGCAGTCCCGAGCGGCACGTCCTCGCCGCGCGGATCGATGCCTTCCTGGCATCGGGCCTCGGCCGGGCCTCGCTCGCCTCGGCGTCCGGGCTCGACGTCGGCCTCGCGATCTGCCGGCGTCAGGAGCCGGGGCTCTTCTCCGAGTCGCCGTGGCTGGAGATCGAGGTGCTGTACGTCCGCCCCGAGTACCGTCGCCGCGGCGCCGGCCGGCTCCTGCTCGCCGACCAGCTCGCGTTCGCCCAGGAGCTCGGGCTCGACCGGATCGTCACCCAGCCCGTGAGCGGCACCCGGTCCGAGGCCCGGTTCCTCTCCCGGCTCGGCTTCGCGCCGGTCGGGGCGCGACGCAGCGTCGAGGTCGTCCAGCTCGCCCGTCGGCTCGAGCCCGAGTCGCCGCGCCGCGGCATCGAGTCGCTGATCAAGCGGCGCCGCGCCCTCTCCGGCGTGACACCGCCGCGCGGCATCCCGATCCTGAGCGACGTCTCCGAGATCGACCCCGCGCTGCTCGACCCGGCTCCGGCCGAGGAGACGAGCGAGCGCGGGGACGGCGGGACGCAGGCCCGACCCGACGCGGCGACGCCGGCGGCCCCGGCGGATCAGTCCGAGAGCAGCAGGCAGGTCAGGCGTGCGGAGCTGATGAGGCGCTCGTCCCCGTCGGCCGCGTCGCTGCCCTCCGGGCGGACGGTGAGCTCGACCAGGTAGGTCGCGGTCGTCCGGCCCAGGTGCTGGGCGCGGGCCGTGGCCGTGACGATCCCGTCGCGGGCGCCTCGGTGGTGCGTGATCGACAGCTCCAGCCCGACGGCGTGGGCGCCGCCGCCCGGGTGCCGCTGCTGCGCGTGGGCGTTCGCCGCGAACGAGCCGACCGTCTCGGCCAGGGCGGCGCTGGCGCCCCCGTGCAGCAGCCCGTACGGCTGGGTGTTGCCGGCGACCGGCATCGTGGCGACGCACTCCTGCGGGCTCAGGCTCACGATCCGCACGCCGAGGCGTTCGGCGAGGGTGCCGAGGCCGGGGAGGAGCTGCGGTCGGGGCGTCGGCTGACTCGGGGTGGTCTCGATGTCGGACATGCCTCTTAGGCTGTCACCGTGACCGTGACACCTCCCGACACCACGCCGCCCACCACCGATGCCCGGGTGCTCCTCATCGACGGGCACTCGATGGCCTTCCGGGCGTTCTTCGCCCTGCCGGTGGAGAACTTCGCGACCACGTCGGGCCAGCCGACGAACGCGGTGTACGGGTTCACGTCGATGCTGCTCAACCTGATCCGGGACTTCGCGCCGACGCACCTCATGGTCGCGTGGGACGTCTCGCGCGCCTCCTTCCGGACGACGGAGTACGCCGAGTACAAGGGCACGCGCTCGGCGACGCCGTCGGAGTTCAAGGGCCAGATCCCGCTCATCCACGACGTGCTGGGCGCGCTGTCGATCCAGCACGTCGGGATCGACGGGGTCGAGGCGGACGACGTGCTCGCCACGATGGCGACGCGGTCGGCGGAGGCCGGCGCCCAGGTGCTCGTCTGCTCCGGGGACCGGGACACGTTCCAGCTCGTCTCCGACCGGGTCACGGTGCTCTACCCGCGCAAGGGCGTGTCCGACCTCGTGCAGATGGGGCCCGCCGAGGTGCAGGAGAAGTACGGCGTCACGCCCGAGCGCTACCCGGACCTCGCCGCGCTCGTCGGTGAGACGAGCGACAACCTGCCGGGCGTCCCCGGCGTCGGTCCGAAGACGGCGGCCAAGTGGATCGCGGCCTACGGCGGTCTCGAGGGCATCGTCGCCCACGTCGGCATGATCACCGGCAAGGCGGGGGACAGCCTGCGCGAGAACCTCGCCCAGGTGGTGCTCAACCGGCGCCTCAACGGTCTGCTGCGGGACGTCGAGGTCCCGTTCTCCCTCGAGGACATCGCGCGCGGCCCGATCGACCGCGCGGCGGTCCACGAGGTGTTCGACGCGCTGCAGTTCACCGTTCTGCGCGATCGGCTGTTCCAGCTCCTGCCGCAGGACGAGGGCAAGGAGGAGGTCGCGAGCCTCACGCTGCAGCACGAGCGACCCGAGCCGAAGGCTCTCGGCGCGTGGCTCGCGGCCCGCGGCGACTCCATCGGGCTCGAGGTGGTCGGCCGGTTCGCGGGGGGAGCCGGCGACGCGTGGGCCCTCGCGGTCGCCGACGCCGACGGCGTCGGGACGGTGCTCGACCTCACGGCACTCGACCCGGACGACGACCGGGCCCTCGCCGACTGGCTCGCCGACCCTGAGCGCACCGTCGTCGTGCACGACGCCAAGACGGCGACGCACCTGCTCGCGACGCGGGGCTACCGCCTGCGGGGCGTCGTCTTCGACACGCTGCTCGCCGCCTACCTGTGCCACCCCGACCAGCGCACCTACGACCTGGACGACCTTGCGGTCCGCTACCTGCAGCGCGAGCTGCCCCGGGTCGACGAGGCCGCGGCCGACCAGCTCGCGCTCGACCTGACCGGCGAGGGGGAGGACCTGTCGGCGCTGGCCAGGGCGGTCGCGGTCCGCGAGCTGCGGGCCTCGCTCGCGGCCGACGTCGACGCGCGCGGAGCCGGCGGACTGCTGGAGAGCGTCGAGCTGCCGCTCCAGGCGGCGCTCATCGCGATGGAGGACGCGGGGATCGCGGCCGACCTGTCGTACCTGCGCGCGATCGAGGCCGAGTTCGACTCCGCGGTCGAGCGCGCGGCCGCCGGCGCCTACGAGGCGATCGGTCGCCAGGTGAACCTCGGCTCGCCGAAGCAGCTCCAGGAGGTGCTGTTCGACCAGCTCGACATGCCGCGCACGCGTCGCACGAAGACGGGCTACACGACGGACGCCGAGGCCCTCGCCGAGCTGTACGCCAAGACCGGCCACCCCTTCCTCGAGTACCTGCTCGCGCACCGGGAGGCGATCCGCCTGCGCCAGACCGTCGAGGGGCTGCTGCGGTCCGTCGCGCCGGACGGGCGGATCCACACGACGTTCCAGCAGACCGTCGCGGCGACCGGCCGCCTCTCCTCGGCCGACCCGAACCTGCAGAACATCCCGATCCGCACCGAGGAGGGCAACCGGATCCGCGAGGGGTTCGTCGTCGGCGAGGGGTACGAGTGCCTGCTCACGGCCGACTACTCCCAGATCGAGATGCGGATCATGGCGCACCTGTCGGAGGACGCGGGGCTCATCGAGGCCTTCCGCTCGGGCGAGGACCTGCACCGCTACGTCGGCTCGCGCGTGTTCGGCGTGGCACCGGCCGACGTCACCTCGGCCATGCGCGCGAAGATCAAGGCGATGTCCTACGGGCTGGCCTACGGGCTGTCGGCGTTCGGCCTCTCGCGCCAGCTCGGCATCGAGGTGAGCGAGGCCCGCGGCCTCATGGACGACTACTTCGAGCGGTTCGGGGGCGTGCGCGACTACCTCACGGGCGTCGTCGACGACGCCCGCAGGGACGGCTTCACCGAGACCATCCTCGGGCGCCGGCGGTACCTGCCGGACCTGCTGAGCGACAACCGCCAGCGTCGCGAGATGGCCGAGCGGATGGCGCTCAACGCGCCCATCCAGGGATCGGCGGCGGACATCGTCAAGGTCGCGATGATCGGCGTGCAGCGCGAGCTCGCGGAGCGGGAGCTGGGCTCGCGGCTGCTGCTCCAGGTGCACGACGAGCTCGTCCTCGAGGTCGCCCCGGGGGAGCGCACCGAGGTGGAGGCGATCGTGCGGGAGCAGATGGCCGGGGCGGCCGAGCTGTCGGTGCCGCTCGACGTGAGCGTCGGCGTCGGGCGGAGCTGGCGCGAGGCCGGTCACTGAGGTCGGTGGTGAAGGTCGGCCGGGTGTCGCGGGGACGACCACGGACGCGCTACCGCGCGTGGGTCGCGCTCGTCGGCCTCGTCGCCGTGCTCGCCGCCGGCACGTGGGGTCTGACGGGCGCGCAGCCTCGCCCGGGGACCGACGCCTGGGCGCTGTCCGCGGTGCAGGACGCGCGATTCGTCGCCGCCGATCCCGCGACCGCACCAGTCCCCGTGGCCGAGTCGCCGATCCGGCCGGGGTGCGTCGGGGCGCACGTCGCGAGCGGAGGTGCCGAGCCGGCGCACGCTGACGGCGCCGAGCCGCAGACCGGCGACGCGTCAGCGGACGACGGCGCGATCGAGGGCGACATGGTCCTGTCGGTGTGGGCCCACCCCGACGACGACCTCGTGTTCATGAACCCGGGCATCGCCGACGACCTCCAGGCGGGGGAGTGCGTCTCGACGGTCTTCCTCACCGGCGGGGACGCCGGAGCCGGCCAGGACCGGGCGACGGCGCGCCAGCGCGGCGTCATGGCGGCCTACGACGACCTCATGGGACGCGAGACCACCTGGCACGAGGTCCGGGTCGTGCTGGGCTCGGGCGTCGAGGCGTCCGTGTGGACGCCGGACGGCGACGATCGCGTCTCGCTCACGTTCCTCGACCTCCCGGACGGGAACACCGGCGGTCAGGGCTTCGCCGCGACGCACCACGAGACGCTGCCGCGGCTGCTCGCCGGCGATCTGCC encodes:
- a CDS encoding glutamate synthase subunit beta: MADHRGFLTQRERELPPYRPVSVRLRDWREVQAERSGDSPYLTRQAGRCMDCGIPFCHAGCPLGNLIPEWNDLVWRGEWREASERLHATNNFPEFTGRICPAPCEDSCVLGINQPPVTIKNIEVSIIDEAWERGFVEPVVPGRLTGSTVAVVGSGPAGLAAAQQLTRAGHTVVVFEKDDAIGGLLRYGVPDFKLEKEHIDRRVAQMEAEGTRFRTGVHVGVDPTWGQLRARFDAVVVAIGASLPRGLRVSGDGLPGVVNAMTYLTQANAAVAGREVPDQIDANGLDVVIIGGGDTGSDCLGTALRQGATSVTTLAIGYEPPAERPADQPWPTTPRVLEVSSSHQEGGVREFLASTVELLGQERVEAVRFAETEYLPDGRRVPKPGTERDIPCDLLLIAMGFSGPDARDATDQLGIEIAPRGEIARGEDFQTALPGVFVAGDAGRGQSLIVWAIAEGRSVAAEVDRYLTGSSSLPAPVRPGDVGFRV
- the pyk gene encoding pyruvate kinase; its protein translation is MRRAKIVCTLGPATASAEKIQELVDAGMDVARINRSHGAPEEHAAVIANVRAAAERSGRAVAVLVDLQGPKIRLERFVEGKHHLAVGDVFTITTRDVEGTKELVGTTFKGLPGDCKPGDILLIDDGKVRVRVTDVTDTDVTTVVEVAGFVSNNKGINLPGVAVSVPAMSEKDIEDLRWALGLKADFIALSFVRSAKDYDDVAAIMAEEGYKAPVIAKIEKPQAVDNLAEIVDAFDGIMVARGDLGVELPLERVPLVQKEAVALARRNAKPVIVATQVLESMISSPTPTRAETSDCANAVLDGADAVMLSGETSVGEYPIICVQTMARIIEATEEHGLERIAAFAGVPHTRGGVITQAANEIGKTLDAKYLVTFTQSGDSARRMSRLRSPIPLLAFTPDPRVRRQLALSWGVRTIVTPGVANTDEMVAEVDKELQSTGYASAGDRVVVVAGAPVGRPGTTNFIQVHTIGDESDYAPASD
- a CDS encoding ANTAR domain-containing response regulator; translated protein: MVDVSEETDTGVQGIGRGRRVVVAEDEALIRMDVVETLADAGFDVVGEAGDGETAVALATELRPDLVVMDVKMPVLDGISAAERIGRDRIAPVVLLTAFSQTELVERARDAGAMAYVVKPFTQADLLPAIEIALHRHAEIVALESEVADMADRFETRKRVDRAKGLLMTRMGLTEPEAFRWIQKTSMDRRLTMREVADAVIDQVGGDA
- a CDS encoding GNAT family N-acetyltransferase, with the protein product MTAGTVADRDRVVDILMAAREDHPVGPPLGSPERHVLAARIDAFLASGLGRASLASASGLDVGLAICRRQEPGLFSESPWLEIEVLYVRPEYRRRGAGRLLLADQLAFAQELGLDRIVTQPVSGTRSEARFLSRLGFAPVGARRSVEVVQLARRLEPESPRRGIESLIKRRRALSGVTPPRGIPILSDVSEIDPALLDPAPAEETSERGDGGTQARPDAATPAAPADQSESSRQVRRAELMRRSSPSAASLPSGRTVSSTR
- a CDS encoding PaaI family thioesterase; the encoded protein is MSDIETTPSQPTPRPQLLPGLGTLAERLGVRIVSLSPQECVATMPVAGNTQPYGLLHGGASAALAETVGSFAANAHAQQRHPGGGAHAVGLELSITHHRGARDGIVTATARAQHLGRTTATYLVELTVRPEGSDAADGDERLISSARLTCLLLSD
- the polA gene encoding DNA polymerase I → MTVTPPDTTPPTTDARVLLIDGHSMAFRAFFALPVENFATTSGQPTNAVYGFTSMLLNLIRDFAPTHLMVAWDVSRASFRTTEYAEYKGTRSATPSEFKGQIPLIHDVLGALSIQHVGIDGVEADDVLATMATRSAEAGAQVLVCSGDRDTFQLVSDRVTVLYPRKGVSDLVQMGPAEVQEKYGVTPERYPDLAALVGETSDNLPGVPGVGPKTAAKWIAAYGGLEGIVAHVGMITGKAGDSLRENLAQVVLNRRLNGLLRDVEVPFSLEDIARGPIDRAAVHEVFDALQFTVLRDRLFQLLPQDEGKEEVASLTLQHERPEPKALGAWLAARGDSIGLEVVGRFAGGAGDAWALAVADADGVGTVLDLTALDPDDDRALADWLADPERTVVVHDAKTATHLLATRGYRLRGVVFDTLLAAYLCHPDQRTYDLDDLAVRYLQRELPRVDEAAADQLALDLTGEGEDLSALARAVAVRELRASLAADVDARGAGGLLESVELPLQAALIAMEDAGIAADLSYLRAIEAEFDSAVERAAAGAYEAIGRQVNLGSPKQLQEVLFDQLDMPRTRRTKTGYTTDAEALAELYAKTGHPFLEYLLAHREAIRLRQTVEGLLRSVAPDGRIHTTFQQTVAATGRLSSADPNLQNIPIRTEEGNRIREGFVVGEGYECLLTADYSQIEMRIMAHLSEDAGLIEAFRSGEDLHRYVGSRVFGVAPADVTSAMRAKIKAMSYGLAYGLSAFGLSRQLGIEVSEARGLMDDYFERFGGVRDYLTGVVDDARRDGFTETILGRRRYLPDLLSDNRQRREMAERMALNAPIQGSAADIVKVAMIGVQRELAERELGSRLLLQVHDELVLEVAPGERTEVEAIVREQMAGAAELSVPLDVSVGVGRSWREAGH
- a CDS encoding PIG-L family deacetylase, which gives rise to MSRGRPRTRYRAWVALVGLVAVLAAGTWGLTGAQPRPGTDAWALSAVQDARFVAADPATAPVPVAESPIRPGCVGAHVASGGAEPAHADGAEPQTGDASADDGAIEGDMVLSVWAHPDDDLVFMNPGIADDLQAGECVSTVFLTGGDAGAGQDRATARQRGVMAAYDDLMGRETTWHEVRVVLGSGVEASVWTPDGDDRVSLTFLDLPDGNTGGQGFAATHHETLPRLLAGDLPELHPVDGAPAVTRTALVSALEEIVTLLEPDHVVTSIPDGAPGAVDDPTRPDHPDHRAAGAVTREALLDVGFDLDRVDFLVGYPSYDLPVNLGGDELVDKVLAFRRYAQYDETSYCADYTSCLHHGRLGQWLQRHYVMTEDELYPAGTPD